One window from the genome of Thermodesulfobacteriota bacterium encodes:
- a CDS encoding AIR synthase family protein, with protein sequence MLEPGKLPLTLLNKVLKRYCRLDPTVVLGPKIGEDAAVIDPGPGSKYDWVFTSDPITFTTEEIGYYGVVVNLNDIATRGATPKYFLATLLFPEKGTDPKVVQEVFRQISQACRRFGLSFIGGHTEITPGLDRIILSGHMIGEVPKKRLVQTSGAKHGDLLLMAKGVCIEGTSIIAREKGAELMAKGFRSSLIRKAKNFIFDPGIDVLRAAQIACRSAEIHSMHDPTEGGLINGIVEMAMASEKTFEVDLQEVFVYPESQALCQAFGIDPLRTIASGSLLLTVSPEDYAGVQRAFEKASIPIRVIGKVRRGPGRALALGGGKKRELEAVSRDEILKIF encoded by the coding sequence ATGTTGGAGCCCGGCAAACTTCCATTGACTCTTCTCAACAAGGTTCTGAAGCGATACTGTCGCCTCGATCCCACGGTCGTCTTAGGACCCAAAATCGGTGAAGATGCCGCGGTGATCGATCCGGGACCGGGATCGAAATATGACTGGGTCTTCACCTCCGATCCCATCACCTTCACCACGGAAGAGATCGGCTACTACGGCGTCGTCGTCAACCTCAACGACATCGCCACCCGCGGGGCCACTCCGAAATACTTTCTGGCGACCCTCCTCTTTCCGGAAAAGGGGACGGACCCTAAAGTCGTCCAGGAGGTCTTCCGCCAAATCTCCCAGGCCTGCCGCCGTTTTGGTCTCTCCTTCATCGGAGGCCACACCGAGATCACCCCGGGGTTGGATCGGATCATTCTCTCCGGCCACATGATCGGCGAGGTCCCAAAGAAGAGACTGGTTCAAACCAGCGGGGCAAAACACGGAGACCTCCTCCTCATGGCCAAAGGCGTCTGCATCGAAGGGACATCGATCATCGCAAGGGAGAAGGGGGCGGAGTTGATGGCCAAGGGGTTCCGCTCCTCCCTGATCCGGAAGGCGAAAAACTTCATCTTCGATCCCGGGATCGACGTCCTTCGGGCGGCCCAGATCGCCTGCCGTTCTGCCGAGATCCATTCGATGCACGACCCCACCGAGGGCGGGCTGATCAACGGGATCGTAGAGATGGCCATGGCTTCGGAAAAGACCTTCGAGGTCGACCTCCAGGAGGTCTTCGTCTATCCCGAATCCCAGGCGCTTTGCCAGGCCTTCGGCATCGACCCTTTAAGGACGATCGCCTCCGGGTCGTTGCTCCTTACGGTTTCGCCGGAAGATTACGCCGGAGTTCAACGGGCCTTCGAGAAGGCCTCCATCCCCATCCGTGTGATCGGGAAGGTGAGGCGAGGCCCCGGCCGGGCCTTGGCCCTTGGAGGAGGGAAGAAAAGGGAACTCGAGGC